From one Humulus lupulus chromosome 8, drHumLupu1.1, whole genome shotgun sequence genomic stretch:
- the LOC133795205 gene encoding probably inactive leucine-rich repeat receptor-like protein kinase At5g48380: protein MVAQTVINMPLKLKLKLKLTTLVLLSLSFICSTHATRNDICCLKEIKASLEDPFGYLNSTWNFNSQTAGFICKFTGVECWHPDESKVLNIRLSGMGLKGTFPRGLGYCKSLAGLDLSNNKLFGTLPSDISKLLGFVTTLDLSFNNFSGGIPKSLANCSYLNVVKLDHNRLTGNIPEGLLLLRRLKEFNVSNNLLSGKVPYFESKFIIAQSYANNSQFCGVPLEPCLFYKHYLYRHYLNSVTPFKFGFGIGYLVTAIAVFLSLSLSWLQVKMITKCMVLSVGEKFHNRKQDYQLLHFPTLKHQKLYTHYRMLRTYLQSLKHISQLEKMVNRMSFLELCKATNNFSMANVIGRGNTGTMYKATLPNGWFLAVKRIEDSPRNESLFVSELLALARMKHDNLTPLLGFCMVENERLLVYKHMSNGNLHDCLHPVEGNAKILPWPLRVKIGMGIARGLAWLHHKCIFQMVHRKISSSCVLLDRYYEPKISNFGHTIISNYGGVMFVYPNENDSGLLVNSGVWESDFVKKDVYDCGAVLLELITGKEAGSGCVTNLHNTLVEWISHVSNSSDIFNDAIDKTLNGEGFDGEILDVLRIAKDCVHPVPCKRPTMLQVYERMSNIGLRYGIPCDFGLLLQPKCR from the exons ATGGTTGCACAAACCGTCATCAACATGCCCCTCAAACTCAAACTCAAACTCAAACTCACTACTCTTGTTTTGCTCAGTCTTTCATTTATATGCTCCACTCATGCTACTCGGAATGATATCTGTTGTTTGAAAGAGATTAAAGCTTCCCTTGAAGACCCTTTTGGATACTTAAACTCGACGTGGAACTTTAACAGCCAAACAGCAGGTTTCATCTGTAAATTCACAGGGGTTGAGTGCTGGCATCCTGATGAGTCCAAGGTCCTAAACATTCGTCTCTCTGGCATGGGACTCAAGGGAACATTCCCAAGAGGGTTAGGATATTGCAAGAGCTTGGCAGGTTTGGACCTTTCGAATAACAAGCTCTTCGGGACTCTTCCATCAGACATATCAAAGTTGCTCGGTTTTGTGACTACTCTTGATCTCTCTTTCAACAACTTCTCAGGAGGAATCCCAAAGAGCCTTGCCAATTGTAGTTATCTAAATGTGGTTAAGCTTGATCACAACCGGCTCACAGGTAATATTCCGGAGGGACTCCTCCTTCTTAGAAGGCTCAAGGAGTTTAATGTGTCAAACAATCTTTTGTCAGGGAAAGTACCTTATTTCGAATCAAAATTTATCATTGCTCAAAGTTATGCAAACAATTCTCAATTCTGTGGTGTGCCTTTGGAGCCCTGCCTTTTTTACAAGCATTACCTTTACAGGCATTACCTTAACTCAGTTACTCCATTCAAATTTGGATTTGGAATTGGATATTTGGTAACAGCTATAGCTGTGTTTCTCTCGCTTTCTTTGTCTTGGTTACAAGTGAAGATGATCACGAAGTGTATGGTGCTTTCTGTGGGGGAAAAATTTCACAATAGAAAACAAGATTATCAACTGCTGCACTTTCCAACTCTCAAGCACCAAAAA CTTTATACTCACTATAGAATGTTAAGGACTTATTTGCAATCTCTTAAACATATTTCTCAGCTTGAAAAGATGGTTAATAGAATGAGTTTTTTAGAACTTTGTAAAGCAACCAACAATTTCAGCATGGCTAATGTGATAGGAAGAGGAAACACAGGAACAATGTACAAGGCCACTCTTCCAAACGGCTGGTTTCTTGCTGTCAAGAGGATAGAAGATTCCCCACGCAATGAGAGCCTATTTGTATCTGAGCTCTTGGCTTTGGCTAGAATGAAACATGACAACTTAACCCCTCTTTTGGGTTTTTGCATGGTTGAAAATGAAAGGCTTCTGGTCTACAAACATATGTCAAACGGGAATCTCCATGATTGCTTACATCCAGTTGAAGGCAATGCTAAAATCCTGCCATGGCCTCTAAGGGTTAAAATTGGTATGGGAATAGCCAGAGGCTTGGCATGGCTTCATCACAAGTGTATCTTCCAAATGGTCCATCGCAAAATAAGCTCAAGCTGTGTCTTGTTGGATCGTTACTATGAGCCAAAAATATCGAATTTTGGGCACACAATCATTTCAAACTATGGAGGAGTAATGTTTGTGTACCCAAATGAGAATGACTCTGGCTTACTTGTGAACAGTGGGGTGTGGGAGTCTGATTTTGTTAAGAAAGACGTGTATGACTGTGGAGCTGTGTTGCTTGAGTTGATCACAGGAAAGGAAGCTGGCTCTGGTTGCGTTACTAATCTTCACAACACTTTGGTGGAGTGGATCAGCCATGTTTCAAATAGCTCTGATATATTTAATGATGCCATTGACAAAACCTTAAATGGGGAAGGATTTGATGGTGAGATCTTGGATGTGCTTAGAATAGCAAAAGATTGTGTCCATCCTGTGCCATGTAAAAGGCCAACAATGCTTCAAGTGTACGAAAGAATGAGCAACATTGGACTCAGATATGGCATTCCATGTGATTTTGGACTTCTGTTGCAACCAAAATGCAGATAA
- the LOC133793630 gene encoding probably inactive leucine-rich repeat receptor-like protein kinase At5g48380, protein MTFLKLCKATENFSMDNVIGKGKTGTMYKATLPNSWFFAVKKIDDSPHNESLFVSELLALSRMKHDNLIPLLGFCIVENERLLVYKHMSNGNLHDRLHQVEGNAKILPWPMRVKIGMGIARGLALLELYSVVCCLLFSVIYSALLVAGVYGC, encoded by the coding sequence ATGACTTTTTTGAAACTTTGCAAAGCAACAGAAAATTTTAGCATGGATAATGTGATCGGAAAAGGAAAGACAGGAACAATGTACAAGGCCACTCTTCCAAATAGCTGGTTTTTTGCGGTCAAGAAGATAGATGACTCCCCGCACAATGAAAGCCTATTTGTATCTGAGCTCTTGGCTTTGTCTAGAATGAAACATGACAACTTAATCCCTCTTTTGGGTTTCTGCATTGTTGAAAATGAAAGGCTTCTGGTCTACAAACATATGTCAAACGGGAATCTCCATGATCGCTTACATCAAGTCGAAGGCAATGCTAAAATCCTGCCATGGCCTATGAGGGTTAAAATTGGCATGGGAATAGCTAGAGGTTTGGCATTGTTAGAGCTGTATTCTGTTGTTTGTTGTTTGTTATTTTCGGTTATATACAGTGCTTTATTGGTAGCTGGTGTATATGGTTGTTAA